Proteins encoded by one window of Lycium barbarum isolate Lr01 chromosome 11, ASM1917538v2, whole genome shotgun sequence:
- the LOC132618814 gene encoding probable galacturonosyltransferase 12, whose translation MLKAMQLHISPSLRHVTVLPAKGFKEFIKVKVGSKRLSYRMVFYCLLFLTFLLRFVFVLTAIDTIDGERKCSTLGCLGKKIGPTILGKRLESTVPEVIYQVLEEPSMQNEIKTRPESPQTLDEFITEMKGGRPDAKTFAVKLKAMVTQLEERTRTAKIQEYLYRHVASSSIPKQLHCLSLKLAHEHSTNSHARLQLPSPELVPTLVDNSYFHFVLASDNILAASVVASSLMQNFLRPEKIVLHIITDRKTYAPMQAWFSLHPLTPAIIEVKGLHHFDWFTKGKVPVLEAMEKDQKARSQFRGGSSAIVANRTEKPKIIAAKLQALSPKYNSLMNHIRIHLPELFPSVNKVVFLDDDIVVQTDLSPLWDIDMNGKVNGAVETCRGEDKYVMSKRFKSYLNFSHPLIAKYFDPSECAWAYGMNIFDLKAWRNTNISQTYYYWLQQNLKSDLSLWQLGTLPPGLIAFHGHVHTIDPFWHMLGLGYQDNTTVAEAQSAGVIHFNGRAKPWLDIAFPQLRPLWTKYVNFSDKLIKSCHIRAS comes from the exons ATGTTAAAAGCAATGCAGCTCCACATATCACCAAGTCTAAGGCATGTCACTGTTCTTCCTGCTAAAGGTTTCAAGGAGTTCATTAAAGTTAAAGTTGGCTCCAAAAGATTGTCGTATCGCATGGTCTTTTACTGCCTTTTGTTTCTTACATTCCTGCTCCGGTTTGTCTTCGTGTTAACGGCTATAGATACTATTGATGGAGAACGAAAATGTTCGACCCTAG GTTGCTTGGGGAAAAAAATTGGACCAACGATTTTGGGGAAACGCCTTGAATCAACT GTCCCCGAGGTGATATATCAAGTATTGGAGGAACCTTCAATGCAAAATGAAATAAAGACAAGACCTGAATCTCCTCAAACATTGGATGAGTTTATCACAGAAATGAAGGGTGGAAGACCAGACGCGAAAACTTTTGCTGTCAAGCTCAAAGCTATG GTCACTCAGCTCGAAGAGAGAACAAGAACTGCCAAAATCCAAGAATATCTGTATCGGCATGTGGCATCTAGTAGCATCCCCAAACAGCTTCATTGTCTTTCTCTCAAGCTAGCACACGAGCATTCCACCAATTCCCACGCCCGTCTCCAATTACCATCGCCTGAGCTTGTCCCCACCCTTGTTGATAATTCGTACTTCCATTTCGTCCTTGCCTCCGACAACATTCTTGCTGCTTCTGTCGTTGCATCATCACTCATGCAGAACTTCTTGCGCCCTGAAAAGATAGTCCTTCACATTATCACAGATAGGAAAACATATGCGCCTATGCAAGCTTGGTTTTCGTTGCATCCTTTAACACCCGCTATCATTGAGGTTAAAGGGCTGCACCATTTTGATTGGTTCACAAAGGGGAAGGTCCCCGTTTTGGAAGCTATGGAGAAAGACCAAAAAGCTAGGTCACAGTTTAGGGGAGGTTCATCAGCAATTGTTGCAAACAGAACTGAGAAGCCTAAAATCATTGCTGCAAAATTGCAAGCCCTCAGTCCCAAGTATAATTCGCTGATGAACCACATAAGGATACATTTGCCAGAG TTGTTTCCCAGTGTGAATAAGGTAGTGTTCCTGGATGATGATATCGTCGTTCAAACAGATCTTTCACCTCTATGGGACATCGACATGAATGGAAAGGTGAACGGAGCAGTGGAAACATGCAGGGGAGAGGACAAGTATGTCATGTCAAAGCGCTTCAAAAGCTATTTAAACTTTTCTCATCCGCTGATAGCAAAATACTTCGATCCAAGTGAATGCGCGTGGGCCTATGGCATGAACATTTTCGATCTGAAAGCATGGAGGAACACAAATATAAGTCAGACATACTACTATTGGCTCCAACAG AACTTGAAATCAGATCTAAGTTTGTGGCAGCTAGGGACATTACCTCCAGGTCTAATAGCATTTCATGGACACGTCCACACAATTGATCCCTTTTGGCACATGCTAGGACTAGGGTACCAAGATAATACAACCGTAGCAGAAGCTCAAAGTGCCGGTGTGATCCACTTCAATGGTCGAGCAAAACCTTGGCTCGATATAGCATTCCCACAACTTCGACCCTTGTGGACCAAATACGTTAACTTCTCCGATAAACTTATCAAAAGCTGTCATATTAGAGCTTCTTGA
- the LOC132617167 gene encoding transcription factor ILR3-like, which yields MVSPENTNWLYDYGFEDSSVPDSNFSATASGFNWNLNGSRNLSAEIDGSIGESDYSKESGSKKRARVESCAPTSSKACREKLRRDRLNDKFMELGALLEPGRPPKTDKSAILVDAVRMVTQLRDEAQKLKDSNLNLQEKIKELKVEKTELRDEKQRLKAEKEKLEQQLKTTSAQPGLQPGFLPPAIPAAFAAHGQVPGSKLVPIMSYPGVAMWQFMPPAAVDTSQDHVLRPPVA from the exons ATGGTTTCACCGGAAAATACAAACTGGCTTTATGATTACGGGTTTGAAGATAGCTCCGTACCCGATTCGAATTTCTCAGCTACTGCATCTGGCTTTAATTGGAATTTGAATGGTTCaagaaatcttag TGCTGAGATTGATGGGTCAATTGGTGAATCAGATTACTCGAAGGAAAGTGGTTCTAAGAAACG GGCAAGAGTTGAATCATGTGCTCCAACAAGTTCCAAAGCTTGCAGAGAGAAACTGCGGAGAGATAGGCTAAATGACAA GTTCATGGAATTGGGTGCACTCCTTGAGCCTGGCAGGCCCCCAAAAACAGACAAATCTGCTATTCTGGTGGATGCTGTTCGCATGGTGACCCAGTTACGTGATGAAGCTCAAAAGTTGAAAGACTCAAATTTGAATCTGCAAGAAAAGATAAAGGAGTTAAAG GTCGAGAAAACCGAACTTCGAGATGAGAAACAGAGGCTCAAGGCTGAAAAGGAGAAGCTAGAGCAACAACTAAAGACTACCAGTGCGCAGCCTGGTCTGCAACCTGGTTTCTTGCCTCCTGCCATACCTGCTGCATTTGCTGCTCATGGTCAAGTTCCAGGAAGCAAGCTGGTGCCAATCATGAGTTATCCTGGTGTTGCTATGTGGCAATTCATGCCTCCTGCTGCTGTCGATACTTCACAGGACCACGTGCTCCGTCCTCCAGTTGCTTAA
- the LOC132617620 gene encoding uncharacterized protein LOC132617620: MEDPISSSSSSSITSSPITDPPSHPHQIDRNNNLLCAESFSQIIKKEEAVVTVSNACSTNSTVLALNFERKRLRSLSIDEQKEKEESGNQENNNGEEAKDELYDESFCEIVKKEVVTISDSCSTNCTVFALDERKSLSSPSTDEGTVIDKGQKEHDRQNGNQESELDEQKENEGRKEEFGNHENSNGEEEDETEETEEEETGESENHEESEQNDQSGNQESEQNDQSGNQDDDDDDDDDDDDDGEEENRGTDENQEENEDDDYEEEDDHHLDLAILESIYEYKCENTSGDFRNPHSENLYLHIQNAIPSLKIPQLKVVEKIVSFQEKFNRLRETETDNFDQPIDEEIFNWCKQIWGDSERKRRRSPSTDDSGNQTVL; this comes from the coding sequence ATGGAAGACCCaatttcatcttcatcttcatcttcaattACATCATCACCAATTACTGATCCTCCTTCACATCCACATCAAATCGACAGAAATAATAATCTACTATGTGCCGAGTCATTTAGTCAAATTATCAAGAAAGAAGAAGCTGTTGTTACTGTCTCTAATGCTTGTTCAACTAATTCCACTGTCTTGGCTTTGAATTTTGAACGTAAAAGACTACGCAGTCTTAGTATTGatgaacaaaaagaaaaagaagagagtgGAAATCAAGAAAACAACAATGGAGAAGAAGCAAAGGATGAACTATATGACGAGTCATTCTGTGAAATTGTGAAGAAAGAAGTTGTTACTATCTCTGATTCTTGTTCAACTAATTGCACCGTCTTCGCATTGGATGAACGTAAAAGTCTAAGCAGTCCTAGTACTGATGAAGGAACTGTAATAGACAAAGGGCAAAAAGAGCATGATAGACAGAATGGAAATCAAGAATCTGAACTAGATGAACAAAAAGAGAATGAAGGACGAAAAGAAGAGTTTGGAAATCATGAAAACAGCAatggagaagaagaagatgaaaccGAAGAAACAGAGGAAGAAGAAACAGGGGAAAGTGAAAATCATGAAGAATCAGAACAAAATGATCAAAGTGGAAATCAAGAATCAGAACAAAATGATCAAAGTGGTAAtcaagatgatgatgatgatgatgatgatgatgatgatgatgatggcgaAGAAGAGAACAGAGGAACtgatgaaaatcaagaagaaaatgaagacgACGACTACGAAGAAGAAGATGATCATCATTTGGATTTGGCGATTTTAGAGTCCATCTATGAATACAAGTGTGAAAATACAAGTGGCGATTTCCGAAATCCACACTCCGAAAATCTATACCTCCACATCCAGAATGCAATTCCAAGCTTAAAGATCCCCCAATTGAAAGTGGTGGAAAAGATCGTATCATTTCAGGAAAAGTTCAATCGTCTTAGGGAAACGGAAACAGATAATTTCGACCAACCCATTGATGAAGAAATCTTCAACTGGTGTAAGCAAATATGGGGTGATTCTGAACGTAAAAGAAGACGTAGTCCTAGTACTGATGACAGTGGAAATCAGACAGTTTTGTAA
- the LOC132617623 gene encoding F-box/kelch-repeat protein At3g23880-like, translating to MLPGEELNGDNSEGKLENSESHEQKILSSFDLVTEILSRLPVKSLLRFKSVSKSWLALICSPKFIKSHMSLSANNNMDYTNHRVLLWIPQPEFNIKDYSLKSLLYDESIIEESDLDYPMKSSSIYVFIEGSVNGLICLVNGEKEIFLWNPSIRKYKKLPDFGSNSRKSDGFVYGLGYDEIYDDYKVVRMFTMIGRHDTQEVDIYSLKNDSWRRIDCPQNGPRLISSGKFVNRKLHWATTAGLGFERGWNITSFDLADEKWRNVDRPCYGEQNGTLVLGVFGSNLSAICSNPTNHVDVWYMKEYGEKQSWIKMFTINYTPDPVGYLFSQSFYLSKRGEFLLMLDDTFMIYNPNDNSLRFPKCPKFDCGLLAGIYIESLEVSYLTAIYLSVADCMNLDDEAWQSPR from the exons ATGCTACCCGGAGAAGAACTGAATGGAGACAATAGTGAAGGAAAGCTAGAAAATTCAGAATCTCATGAACAAAAAATCTTGTCTTCCTTTGATCTCGTTACTGAAATCCTCTCAAGGCTTCCAGTGAAATCTCTCTTGCGATTCAAGTCTGTTTCAAAATCTTGGCTTGCTTTGATATGTAGCCCTAAGTTTATCAAGTCCCATATGAGTTTATCAGCTAATAATAACATGGACTACACTAACCATAGAGTTTTGTTATGGATTCCTCAACCTGAATTCAATATTAAAGACTACTCTCTTAAGTCTTTACTTTATGATGAGTCTATTATTGAGGAATCTGACTTGGATTATCCTATGAAAAGCTCCTCTATATATGTTTTTATTGAGGGTTCTGTCAATGGGTTGATTTGCCTTGTAAATGGGGAAAAAGAAATTTTTCTATGGAACCCCTCCATTAGAAAGTACAAGAAATTGCCTGATTTTGGAAGTAACTCAAGGAAAAGTGACGGCTTCGTATATGGTCTTGGATATGATGAGATATATGATGACTATAAGGTAGTGCGTATGTTTACTATGATAGGTCGTCATGATACTCAAGAGGTCGATATTTATAGCCTAAAGAATGATTCCTGGCGAAGAATTGATTGTCCTCAGAATGGGCCCCGATTAATTAGTTCGGGTAAGTTTGTAAACAGGAAGCTTCATTGGGCTACTACCGCTGGTCTTGGTTTTGAAAGGGGCTGGAACATAACCTCTTTTGATTTGGCTGACGAGAAATGGAGAAATGTAGATCGACCCTGCTATGGAGAACAGAATGGTACTCTCGTGTTGGGAGTGTTTGGAAGTAATCTTTCTGCGATTTGTAGTAATCCAACTAATCACGTAGATGTGTGGTATATGAAGGAGTATGGAGAAAAACAATCTTGGATAAAGATGTTTACCATCAATTATACTCCAGACCCCGTGGGTTATTTGTTTTCTCAATCTTTTTATTTGTCAAAAAGAGGTGAATTTTTGCTTATGCTTGATGATACTTTCATGATATACAATCCAAATGATAACTCACTCAGATTTCCAAAATGTCCTAAATTTGATTGTGGTCTTCTGGCGGGAATCTACATTGAAAGCCTA GAAGTGAGTTATTTAACAGCAATTTATCTATCTGTTGCAGACTGCATGAATCTTGATGATGAAGCATGGCAATCGCCTCGTTGA